Proteins encoded by one window of Cyanobium sp. NS01:
- the def gene encoding peptide deformylase, producing the protein MARSFAQMARSAERNSRTVQVPKEALDEPPLQIHTLGDAVLRTPAKRISKVDESVRELARNMLRSMYTAKGIGLAAPQVGVHRQLLVIDLDPENPATPPLVLINPEIRSFGGAIDTYEEGCLSIPGVYLNVVRPAAAEVSFRDEMGRPQKLNTDGLLARCIQHEMDHLNGVLFVDRVTDELSLTEELQQKGFDRQAVHPIR; encoded by the coding sequence TTGGCTCGCAGCTTCGCCCAGATGGCGCGCTCGGCGGAACGCAACAGCCGTACGGTTCAGGTGCCCAAGGAGGCCCTGGACGAACCTCCCCTGCAGATTCACACCCTGGGCGATGCCGTGCTGCGCACGCCGGCCAAGCGCATCAGCAAGGTGGATGAATCGGTGCGAGAGCTGGCCCGCAACATGCTGCGCAGCATGTACACCGCCAAGGGGATCGGCCTGGCTGCTCCCCAGGTGGGGGTGCACAGGCAGCTGCTGGTGATCGATCTCGATCCCGAAAACCCGGCCACGCCGCCGCTGGTGCTGATCAATCCCGAGATCCGCTCCTTCGGCGGTGCCATCGACACCTACGAGGAGGGCTGCCTGAGCATTCCAGGCGTCTATCTCAATGTTGTGCGCCCTGCCGCGGCGGAGGTGAGCTTCCGCGATGAGATGGGACGGCCCCAGAAGCTCAACACCGATGGGCTGCTGGCGCGCTGCATCCAGCACGAGATGGATCACCTCAACGGGGTGTTGTTCGTGGATCGCGTCACCGATGAGCTCAGCCTCACTGAGGAGCTCCAGCAGAAGGGCTTCGACCGCCAAGCCGTTCACCCGATCCGCTGA
- a CDS encoding DUF3747 domain-containing protein, with product MEMSALPPFQARLLSSALALVGAAALGPVAPPAVAASLFEATEVNPQSFVLVAAPIGNGERAQLNIYEQIRDTRPCFALSGSQPALVEPLLSSFDFTGICGRFLDANGYSLRVGGSDLGSGYRLSVIRSNGDNLLLAVPTKAGVGPEMVVARTQGPGSGFLQLVFEPGWGLKRRAFQGRRLGHIYLYRDTWPGEVADQPSAPEEPPLEALPPADG from the coding sequence ATGGAGATGTCCGCACTGCCCCCTTTCCAGGCTCGTCTGCTGAGCAGCGCCCTGGCCCTGGTCGGTGCCGCGGCCCTCGGCCCGGTTGCCCCGCCGGCAGTTGCGGCGTCCCTGTTCGAGGCCACTGAGGTGAACCCCCAGAGTTTCGTGCTGGTGGCTGCGCCGATCGGCAACGGTGAGCGGGCCCAGCTCAACATCTACGAGCAGATCCGCGACACCCGCCCTTGCTTCGCCTTGAGCGGCTCCCAGCCGGCTCTGGTGGAACCTCTGCTGTCCAGCTTCGACTTCACCGGCATCTGCGGCCGCTTCCTCGATGCCAATGGCTACTCCCTGCGGGTGGGTGGCTCCGATCTCGGCTCCGGCTACCGCCTCAGCGTGATTCGCAGCAATGGCGACAACCTGCTCCTGGCGGTGCCCACCAAGGCGGGGGTGGGTCCTGAAATGGTGGTGGCCCGCACCCAGGGCCCCGGCAGCGGCTTTCTGCAGCTCGTGTTTGAGCCAGGCTGGGGGCTGAAGCGTCGTGCTTTCCAGGGCCGCCGGCTCGGCCATATCTACCTCTACCGCGACACCTGGCCGGGCGAGGTGGCCGACCAGCCGAGCGCTCCTGAAGAGCCTCCCCTTGAGGCCTTGCCTCCCGCCGATGGCTGA
- the rpsU gene encoding 30S ribosomal protein S21, with protein MTQVTVGENEGIESALRRFKRQVSKAGIFADLKRLRHHETPTEKYKRKAQQRRRRR; from the coding sequence ATGACCCAGGTCACCGTCGGCGAAAACGAAGGAATCGAATCGGCGCTGCGCCGGTTCAAGCGCCAGGTGTCCAAGGCGGGCATCTTTGCCGACCTCAAGCGGCTCCGCCACCACGAGACCCCCACCGAGAAGTACAAGCGCAAGGCCCAGCAGCGCCGCCGCCGTCGCTGA